Proteins co-encoded in one Xyrauchen texanus isolate HMW12.3.18 chromosome 19, RBS_HiC_50CHRs, whole genome shotgun sequence genomic window:
- the ubxn1 gene encoding UBX domain-containing protein 1, translating into MAECTTLESLLEMGFDRNRAEKAVGHTGNQGIERAMDWLMEHENDPDIDKPYVPPVGNVLGSTEEQSSPCQSPTETSEFTENVAEEGDDKQPMTEEERREQVKRLEEIMRARQDERRERERQEEIEIEKQRRKQGQELLQVKQKLQDDEMKKLADQRRREKMEDRLAKQRVKEKIARDREERARKFGGGSSSTDLSSPPSEAPPQSLPENQGPPPAKKEYDECRIQVRLLDGSTLSAVFKAQEPLAAVRVYVQMNRANGEDFNLITPYPRRVFTDLDMEKPLRELGLVPSAVLVVIKK; encoded by the exons ATGGCAGAGTGCACTACATTAGAAAGCCTGCTGGAAATGGGCTTCGACAGAAACAGAGC GGAGAAGGCTGTAGGACATACTGGAAACCAGGGCATTGAGAGAGCAATGGACTG GTTAATGGAGCACGAGAATGATCCAGATATAGACAAGCCTTATGTCCCACCTGTCGGGAATGTTCTCGGCTCAACAGAAGAACAGAGCAGCCCATGCCAGTCTCCTACAGAAACCTCTGAAT tcACCGAAAATGTAGCAGAAGAGGGAGATGATAAACAACCCATGACAGAGGAAGAGAGGAGGGAACAAGTAAAACG ACTGGAGGAGATAATGAGGGCGAGACAggatgagaggagagagagggagcgacAGGAGGAGATCGAAATAGAGAAGCAGAGGAGGAAGCAAGGACAAGAACTTCTGCAGGTCAAACAGAAGCTTCAGGACGACGAAATGAAGAAGCTGGCAGACCAGCGCAGGAGGGAGAAGATGGAGGACAGACTTGCCAA GCAAAGGGTTAAAGAGAAGATTGCACGAGACAGAGAGGAGAGGGCACGAAAG TTTGGTGGAGGCTCATCAAGCACAGATCTGTCGTCTCCCCCCTCTGAAGCCCCACCCCAGTCTTTACCTGAGAACCAAGGGCCTCCTCCAGCCAAGAAAGAGTATGATGAATGTCGGATACAG GTGCGTCTTCTGGATGGGTCTACCTTGAGTGCCGTCTTTAAGGCTCAGGAACCTCTGGCTGCTGTGAGAGTTTATGTGCAGATGAACAGGGCAAACGGGGAGGATTTCAACCTCATCACCCCATACCCCAGACGCGTCTTCACGGATCTGGACATGGAAAAACCCCTGCGTGAGCTGG GTCTGGTGCCTTCTGCTGTCCTTGTGGTTATCAAGAAATGA
- the ehd1a gene encoding EH domain-containing protein 1a, with amino-acid sequence MFSWSNKEGKKNPELFQNVSDGLKRLYRTKLFPLEDTYHFHDFHSPALEDADFDNKPMVLLVGQYSTGKTTFIRHLMEQDFPGMRIGPEPTTDSFIAVMHGDQEGVIPGNALVVDPKKPFRKLNAFGNAFLNRFMCAQLNNPVLESISIIDTPGILSGEKQRISRGYDFAAVLEWFAERVDRIILLFDAHKLDISDEFSEVIRALKNHEDKMRVVLNKADQISIQQLMRVYGALMWSLGKIINTPEVVRVYIGSFWAQPLLIADNRKLFEAEEQDLFSDIQSLPQNAALRKLNDLIKRARLAKVHAYIISSLKKEMPSVFGKDAKKKELINNLSAIYEKIQKEHNISPGDFPNLKKMQELLAAQDFTKFPAMKPKLLESVEDMLGNDIAKLMTLVRKEEAAMPSQAVKGGAFEGTMNGPFGHGYGEGAGEGIDELEWIVGRDKPSYDEIFYTLSPINGKISGATAKKELVKSKLPNTVLGKIWSLADVDKDGYLDDEEFALANHLIKVKLDGHELPSKLPTHLVPPSKRQEQL; translated from the exons ATGTTCAGCTGGTCTAACAAAGAAGGGAAGAAAAACCCAGAACTTTTCCAAAACGTGTCGGACGGACTGAAGCGCCTCTACCGCACCAAACTCTTCCCTTTGGAGGACACTTATCATTTCCATGACTTCCATTCACCGGCTTTAGAGGATGCTGACTTTGACAACAAGCCCATGGTGCTACTGGTGGGACAGTACTCCACCGGGAAGACCACCTTTATCCGGCATTTAATGGAGCAGGACTTTCCCGGTATGAGAATAGGCCCTGAGCCGACGACGGATTCCTTCATAGCGGTAATGCACGGCGATCAGGAGGGCGTGATACCCGGTAACGCTCTGGTTGTTGACCCGAAGAAACCTTTCAGAAAACTCAACGCTTTCGGCAACGCTTTCCTCAATAG GTTTATGTGTGCTCAGTTAAACAACCCTGTCCTGGAGAGCATCAGTATCATCGATACTCCAGGCATCTTGTCTGGGGAGAAACAGAGGATCAGCAGAG GCTATGACTTTGCTGCAGTTCTTGAGTGGTTTGCTGAACGAGTGGACAGAATCATCCTCCTCTTCGATGCCCACAAGCTGGACATTTCTGATGAGTTTTCAGAGGTGATCAGGGCCCTGAAAAATCATGAGGACAAGATGCGTGTGGTGCTGAACAAAGCTGACCAGATCAGCATCCAGCAGCTGATGAGGGTGTATGGTGCCCTCATGTGGTCACTTGGGAAAATCATAAACACCCCTGAGGTGGTGAGGGTGTATATCGGCTCATTTTGGGCACAGCCACTCCTGATCGCAGATAACAGGAAGCTGTTTGAGGCAGAGGAGCAGGACCTCTTCAGTGACATTCAAAGTCTTCCACAGAATGCAGCTCTAAGGAAGCTGAATGATCTGATCAAAAGAGCACGCCTTGCTAAG GTACATGCTTACATCATCAGTTCTCTGAAGAAAGAGATGCCTAGTGTGTTTGGGAAGGACGCGAAGAAGAAAGAGCTTATCAACAACCTAAGTGCTATATACGAAAAGATTCAGAAAGAACACAACATCTCACCTGGAGACTTTCCTAATCTAAAGAAAATGCAG GAGTTGCTTGCTGCTCAGGACTTCACAAAGTTTCCCGCAATGAAGCCAAAATTGCTTGAGTCTGTGGAAGACATGCTGGGCAACGACATCGCTAAGCTCATGACGCTGGTGCGGAAGGAGGAGGCCGCCATGCCGAGCCAGGCAGTGAAGGGTGGTGCttttgagggaaccatgaatgggCCATTTGGTCATGGATATGGGGAAGGTGCTGGTGAGGGCATCGACGAGCTGGAATGGATCGTGGGCCGTGATAAACCATcttatgatgaaatcttctacACCCTCTCTCCTATTAATGGGAAGATATCAGGCGCCACAGCCAAGAAGGAGTTGGTAAAGTCCAAGCTGCCAAACACAGTGCTCGGAAAGATCTGGAGCCTGGCAGATGTGGACAAAGATGGCTACCTGGATGATGAAGAGTTTGCACTTGCCAATCACCTGATCAAGGTGAAGCTGGATGGGCATGAGCTTCCATCCAAACTGCCCACTCACCTTGTTCCACCTTCCAAACGTCAAGAGCAGCTTTGA
- the map1lc3cl gene encoding microtubule-associated proteins 1A/1B light chain 3C, whose protein sequence is MPPYEKSMEIMPFKQRKCLATRKDEVCTIRSKFPNKLPVIVERYVRENKLPLLDKTKFLVPYELTLAQFLSLLRSKIVLEASQALYLLISGKNMSCLSASMGEVYSQYRDPDGFLYITYASQDMFG, encoded by the exons ATGCCTCCCTACGAGAAATCCATGGAAATTATGCCTTTCAAACAAAGGAAGTGCCTGG CAACAAGAAAAGATGAAGTCTGCACTATTCGATCTAAGTTCCCCAACAAATTGCCG GTAATCGTTGAGAGATACGTTCGGGAGAATAAGCTTCCCCTGCTAGACAAAACCAAATTTCTTGTCCCATATGAGCTCACATTAGCACAGTTCCTCAGTCTACTCAG aAGTAAGATAGTGCTGGAGGCATCTCAAGCCCTGTACCTACTGATCTCAGGAAAGAACATGTCCTGTTTGTCAGCCAGCATGGGAGAGGTTTACTCACAGTACAGAGACCCTGATGGCTTTCTCTATATAACTTATGCTTCCCAGGACATGTTTGGGTGA